ctttgaaaatttcggatgtcttgacgaaaatcagatattttaaatactgaatttatacctccacagtatataaaaaaaaaaaacaaaccccctttaaaatatatacatatatatacatatgaaaggaaaaataacaacatttttttttttagatttttcagatttttttttaaaaaaatattatatatatatatatataacatataaacacatatatattataatataataatataatataattatatattaattattaagggggctgggccggcccaaatgaatgggccaggctcagccccagaaagaaagaaaaaaatagattcgggccgatctcggcccgaatgacattgggccgacctcggcccgaGAGACAAAAGTTGGGCCGATATCGGCCCGAGAAACTCAAGTGGGCCGATATCGGCCCGAAAACCCCTATGGTCTGGGccaagaccggcccagacttgcaaggctgggccagcatcgggctggcccagcagccccaggcccagcgggggaagaattaattttcttcccccgcctcctgcatgcagaatgcatgcaggaggcaaacctgCAGAAGACACAAAAATGGGGGGAAGAAAaatgtacctggcgtggaggaggtggTCGCTGGCGGTGGTGTGGCTCGTGCACGGTGGCTCCGTgcggcggcgctgcggctgtttccaagtgttcggttcgctctctctctctctcctctctttctcctctctctcccggTCCTCCCTCGggtctcttcggttttcttctatatttataggggcataacgggtgggagaccatggttagtgcgccttcaatcacgcaacggctggtcggccattcggtggtggtgggggcgaggagagagacgcgggagaaTTTTCGAAATCTTTTCTTCTGTTCTGCTAAAACGGGGGGGAAggagatgatgaacagtgtcgttcaaaacgacaccgttctgctttccttttttttttttttttttttttgtatatgaaacggcgtcgttttggataaaacgtgccgtttcatttaaatgggcaaacttcaaatcagtcctccaaattcggtccccgcccctcttgttggccgcctttttcactttggtccttggtctctgatttatgcaattgagcccctaattcatcaataaacttccaatttcttcaattaggcccctgaaccgaataattgcagcccctccatttacgcgcctcttccaatttggtccctggtttcggattttctcaattaagtccttaattggcccttaaacttcaatttttatgcaattgagcccctgatttgacccaataaattcctaaaaaatatattttggccccagaacttaaatttctccaaattaaagcccaaattgacttaaaaatcaatttttcttgcaatcaaatcttctataaattcaaataaaaatccaattaagtccataaaaaatccaattaagcccataaaaatccaaatttgggcttttctccctaaaattcaaatttttcttctcaatagggctttcatccttcaagaatatactgtcaaaaatttaatccttgtatttttaaattccttgaccatttttctgactgttttctgggcgcttctgcctccggttatttttctaacctcttttggctatttattttatttttttcagggggacccaaaaatgggttacaacagatatTGGGATAAGATTGTTGAAGGGGAAAAGGTGGATGTCCGTTTGGCTACGAGGTAGAGATTGCGTTTCTTTACAAACACACTGGCTTAGtatttggttaaataaaaaaaattgtttactgTGCATAGATCCCTCAATTTATTGTGTTCTAGCCGcaggaaaataaaaagtatcaaaTTGCTGCTTTTTGCATGGCAactccactgttcagtgaacagtggagcatgcctCCAATGATAgtgttagttagttagttaggttgttgttttttttttttttttttttttaccgatgtagttaattgatttcactcgcactattcacgtgaacaacaattttttttttaaattagtttaaggtgaattaaatttaatcgtagtgtaatcttaattttatttttgataatattttatctaattttgtagttcttgtcggatgaattttgtacataatgaaattgtagataattttttgttaaagtaatttttttaagtgtgatttatttcatgatgtaataacaatagttaaatccataaaatttaaattaaaaaaccatcaatattaaatatatatttttaaaaattatttaataacctcaatttcaaaagcattcttaaccaaatacattaaaactactttttcttcaacctcaatttcaactacagttttaaccaaacatctattttttcaaaccaacctcaattaaaagtactttttataaaacaacttttttcaaattacaaccacaacagctaccgcaatacccaACACACTCTAAGCAAGCAGGATTACAACATTATAATAGGCATGTGGCTGATTTAATGTGCTGGAGAGCTCATGAATTTGATAAATACATGGATAAACTAGCAAGGGATAGTTAATCTCccccttttcttctttgttttaataGTTGAaagttttattaagaaaatggcTACAAAAATGATAGTCTAATTTACATTAGATGAAcaagcaagcaaaaaaaaaaaaaacaaaatgaaagcaTAAAAGTTGTTGCATGAAACATGGGAGCATAACAATTAGGGGGagtgaaaaaaacataagaaaccaATTCCTCCATACTGAACATTCTCTATATTAAGCTCAAAAGAGATGGAATCAAGCCTTAACCATCAAGCAATACCTTGATGCACCATGGAGAAATAAATTTGGAGGTTAGGGGCAGCGTTATTAAAAATGACGTCATTCTAGTGGAGCCAAAGATTCCATACAACACATGAGAAAGAAGCTGTCATGAGAGATTTTGTTGATTGCCTTTAACAATAAAAGACCATGGGTATCACATATCGTCAacagatttttaaaaaacactgcAAAAGCCTTGATTAGAAAGCAGTTTCATCCATATATTCCAAGTGAAGTGGCACTAAATAAAAAGGTGACTAGAAGATTCTAGGCTTTTATTGCGGAAAGCACATCTTGATTCCTGAAAGGTATGGTACCCATGCTGAAATAAAATATCTCTTACGATTACTTTTTCTTGGATAATGAGCTAGAGGAAAAGTTATATTTTTGGTGGGGTTAATTTTATCTAAATAGAAAATTGTAATGGTTTGGCATTACTGTAGAGCAGCTAGTCCATTATTTTAGAGCAAAATTTTACACTGAAGAGGTTATCGTTGTTGAGAgtctagatttttttatccatctTGTGGCATAACAAAGGTTCGGAATCtaacaagaataataaaattaagtaatagTTGTTCttgctcaaaataaaatagagataTGTGTCATTGTAGGGACTAGAGACACATTCCATTGcttaatcatgattttttacGATGAGTATGATCCTTTAATCAAACCCTTTATTTTATGAGATTTTGGGTTTGTTTAATAATGTAATGAAGTGtagttaaaattatgttttgtcaCCGCTAAAATGTTGAAAgtgtttgattaattaatagaaTGATTTTACATGTGTTCTACTAAAATTAACTAGTGTGTTAAAACACACTTCATTATTTTATGATGGACCGTGCATTCACAAGTTATGGTGTAATCTATAAATTGGAAtgcatcataaatatttttgataagcAGAACAATTTCCTAAATTTCATGCATTTAAACTATTGAACCAAACCAGAATTATTGGCATTTATATATTGAAATGAATAGCACATTATTCACAGACCGGCTGAGCATAAAACGGTGCTTGATATcacacaatttttattttatatctggAGCTCTAAAGTCAAAAAGGAGAAATTAATACGCCAAATTTCCACCGGCGTGAAGCATCTATGACacacaaactaaaataaaattttgtgtcGACCATGCTTCTGTGGCTGAGGGGACAAAACCATGCCCAAAACTGTTGGCTTTTCAATTTCTGGCGtgttagggtgtgtttggtattgcggtagcttttgtggttgtggtttgaaaaaagttgttttataaaaagtacttttagttgaggttggtttgaaaaaaataggtgtttggttaaaactatagttgaaattgaggtcgaagaaaaagtagtttaatgtgtttggttaaaaaaaaatgcttttcaaattgaggttataaaataattaaaaaatatatatattaatattaatgattttaatttaaatattgtaaatttaactactgttattacatcatgaaataaataatattgatatcaaatattttttattattatattacactatgtgcaatgtcattacatatgaaatctatccaacaaggactatatttttcatggttttttaagcgcgcaacaacaaaaactgaatcttttattacgtcatcaagtgattttcttttaattttttgaatagaacacaattaaaataaaaaataaaaactgaattttttttaactgggccggacccggcaataacataattgcgatcaaatttcacaaatgctacgtcattataatttttttaaaaaaataaaaaaatttaaactcattttcatggttttttcaaaaaaaaaaaaaaaaaaaaaagcctggAAACGTGAACAGTGCGCgcatgctccactgttgacAATAATTTGTCAGCATGAGAAGCatcattttgctgcttctcacaACCTGCGGTCCAGCCACTAAAATTAGTGGGCCCTATCAGCAACcatattttttcttcctttaaccaaacacctggTAGTGTGGTtacgggtgaacctcacccgcaaccacactaccaaacagccACTTAGGTAGACTTGCCGACTGCAGCTGCGTCTCTTTGTCACTATAGTTTATTACTAGATTTGGTGCACGCGATTTGCTGTAgagctggattttttttttctcaacaaataatatttaggtgctgaaatgagatgaaaaaataatataataacatgaGATATCCAGTCAATCTAAAATATCCCACCAAACCGGTTGTTCAAGATTTGAATAACTCGACAAAAAGATACAGAGAATTATAAAgcttctcatttaaaaaataaatcgtaAGGAGTCGTTAGACTTGAAACActtaaactagaaaaattaataaatttaattctcaatcaatcaaaaattgatagataaaattaaaaaaaaaattatacaattattttttaaaaaacataacaattaaaagaaaaagaatcaaaattaaaatataaaataaattttatattttatatctgttggctttctttttctttctttttatgttcgCTTTCTGTTTTTGTGATTACAGAGAATTATAAAGctcctcatttaaaaaataaatcgtaACCCGAGTCATTAGACCCGAAACACccaaattagaaaaatcaataaatccaattctcaattaatcaaaaattgatggatgaaattgaaaaaaaaaaattatacatttttttttaaaaaaacataacaattaaaagaatgaggatcaaaaattaaaatacaaaataaattttatattttgtatctgttggctttctttttctttccttttatattcgctttttgtttttgtaattctcttttcttttcttttgtgtattttatttttagctacTTTCTGGTTAacccttttaatatattgatttctttaaaaaaaaaaattatgtttaattgaaggatgaaattgaaaggtaaaaaaaatcaatgtagtaaaaagacaaaaaaaaactaaaaaaaataaggatcaaaattgatataaaaaacattgttgtaatggaagagtgaaattgaaaagaataataattttaaataaaagagctaagaaaacaaattagataATCATCATTTGGTTCAAATATGAGAAAACAAATCCTAAGAAAAATCCAAGCACATAAACTTCTGTTATCATTGCCAGAGGAGTTGAATAATTCTGAAAGTAGCAAAAGAGAACGATAGATTCAATACAAAAGTCCAATATCACCAAGCACATGCAACACTCATAAGACAAGAAAAACAGAAGTGAACTTTCTGTCTTCATCACCTACCTTTGAAAGTTAATCGTTTGGCTACAGCAATATTGTATCAATACATTGTTCTTCCTTTAACTAGTCTAGTCTTTTTTAGAAGGATTCTAACAAGATTTAGTTGCCAAACAAGTATAGAAGACTACAAACGTTAAATTCAGCAACCTATTCACAACATGAGGAATGCCATTCTTCAGGAATTAGTTAAATTAGGCCATGTCCACACAGAATCTATTATTGGTCCTATCTTTGCTCCATGTAAGGCAACCAATTTAAAAGCCGACTAAAGAGTCCGAAACTGACAACACAGCACCAGCTCCACACTTCACCTGCACTCTTTGCCTCGTGATTATGTGTATTTTGTCAGAAACCAAACAAACCACCAGCGCCAAACAAAAAACAGCAACACTCCGATCAACAGATTCTTGATTGGTTTTACAGACACCCTTTTGGCTCCTATACTGATTCAAGGCTTTATCATACATTGATACGTAAGATTCTCCAACATTTGCTTTATGGTTTTGTTCTTGATTTCTTGACATTTTTAGTGTAAGAAAGTGATCAGCAATGTTGATGatcggttttattttttgaagtgtttttgaGTGAGATGAAAGATTACAAATTTACATCTTTTTAGTGGGCTAGCTTCACGATGGGAGAGTTATGAtttgctttttgtttattttttttttattattgattgataTCGTCAATGCACAGAAAAATGTGGGTGTATCTTGTATGAATCTTTGTAGACGAGAGATTTATGAAAAGGCCGTGCCTTAAGTTGCTGTGATTGTGTGTCAATACCATCCAAGTCGTTTCTTATTGGCTGGTGTCATTTCAGTGATCTATCTAATTGAATTGGAGCTACACTTTGAGCAACTAATTCAGTAGTCCTGGTGCATGCACACTCTCGTCTCAGATTCATTTGAGAGTGTGTACATGTAGCAGGAGTATTGAATAGTTCACCTGACCTCAAGGCGTACCGATTCTGGTGATGCTATTGCTGGATCTGGGTCTGTTTTTAGAATTGCCTTCTGCATTCACAAGCTATATaggaattatttaataatttttttattctgaatttGATTTCCTTAATgctgttttgtaataaaaatatatccatgTCTAGGTTTTTGGACCATGAGATGTAAGCCTGGATCATAAAAATCTTTAGCAATGTGAAAAGGGAGATCAAAATAGCAGTGACAAAATGAGGAAGTCTTGTCAATTTTCGTTGAGGTACAAGTCATGGTCTTATGCAGGCACATAAATGTGAATGCATGTGTGTGCTTACATAGTTTCCAATCCTTAACCCCTGCCAAAAAAAGAGGGAATCTTTTCAAGCACATGCATGATAGAAGAGATGTTTAGGATCCATAAGCTGAAGCCTCGTGCAAGAAGAAGGCTTAATGCAGTATATTCACTTGGAGGCTTCTGATATGCGTTGTTTATACCATGCTGCCCTCAAAATGTTCAATTGTTCCAGTGGATTGCTAGAGATTAATTATTCAGGTTATTGTTATGATGTTATCCTAATAGCACTATGCCAGGAATGGTGTATCATTGATCAGTTTCTGTTTCTAACAGTCATCACTATTTGTACTTTCTAACGGGTGGTTTAATATGGGAAATTATGGATCAAAAAGCTTATGATCTTTGTTTGCAGgagaaaatttttgaaaactgGTGTATATCAGCTGTCTTGTTAACTGTGCAAGATGGATCCTCTGAGTCAGGGGACTAGCTCCACTCCATGGATCCTCCTATGAAACGCAAACGTGGCCATCCGCGCAAGGATGAGAGCTCAGTACTAGGCGAGAAAACACCAGTAATGCCTGAATCTGACAATATGAAGGAAAACAAAGAGACTACAGGAACAACTGGCGCTAACATGGTGGGTCAGGTGATTACCGGTGTTATTGGTGGTTTATTTGATGCTGGATATCTTGTTAAAGTTAAGGTAGGGGACTCTGAGACTCCTTTGAGGGGTCTTGTATTTCTACCCAGCCGATTCATTCCCATCACTGCTGCAAATGATGTGGCTCCACAAGCAAAAAAGAATAGAAGAGCAGATATTCCCATCCCAGTTTCATATCCTCCAACTCAGCTGCCTAGTTTTGTTACTTCACCAGAGCAGAGTGATAAGCAACTGGTTGAGTTAAAAAAGGTTGCACCCACTGCTCAAGACGAAGGGCTACAATCTGGGTTTCAACCAACTGTCCCAACTGCAAAGGAGAGCCAGTCTGCTCCTCAGATGCTGCCTCTGACTGAATACTTGCAGAGTAGCAGGACCTTCCTTGGAGGGAAAGTTGCGAGGCATCAAGTTTTGGGTTCAGGATGTGACAATCAATCTGCCTCTGCTATGGTACAGATGGGGCATAATAAGGTTGCCGGACAGCATGATTTGATGCTGGAATTTGAAGCCTCCCTAAGAAAAGGCCTTAATTTAAGCGTAAAGGAAAATGAacaatcaaaatctgtgtcactACCTGCACCTCCTGCTGATATTTTGCCAGGGAGTGAAACTGCTAAGATGGAGCTTGAAATTCAACAGCAACCTTCCAGTGATGACCTTAAGCTGAATCAACCAGTTCATTATGGAGTAAAAAGCCCTAGTTCTTTCATGGAAAAAAAGGCTTCTCCAGAAAATGTTGCACCTCCGGAGCCTGCTATGAAGATTATCAGTGGGGATGATAAATCCCATCTTAATGGTAGTTCTATAGGTCCTGCTGCTAACTCTACTGAGGCAAACTCACTGTCAGCACCAATTGAAAGCTTTCCATCACTATTGTTTGAGAGAGAAGCTATTCCCTCAACACCAAAGCTTGCAGCTGAAGGATCTCCTCTTCAGAGAGTCACCAAACCCCAATCAGATGGTTCTTCTGGTGGTACAAATATTATGAAGGCAGGGCCAGACACTTCAGCAACAGTTATCCTACCTGCAACTCTGTTTGGGAGAGAAGCTATTCTTCCAGAATCCAAGGCTGCTTCTGATGAACTTGTTCTTCGTAGAATGACCACACGGTCCACACCCCAGATCTGCAGTTCTCCTGGTGTTGCCAATAATGTGGACAGTAATATCAAGGATGTCATTCCACCTGCCGAATCTTAGATTATCTAGTGGCATGAAAACATCTCAGTGGTGTAGGACATTTTCTTCTGAAACCATAGACAGGATAAAGCTGTGATAGATGGATGCTACACATGATGTCAAGAGTCAAGGAATAAATAGGCCTGGGCGATAATGCTCGACATTGCCATTATTTAGAGTGTTAAGCAGATCCTTAAATATCATTTCAGAGGCTGGGCATGTATTTTCTGCTCTTAATGTCTTTTACCTTTTGATTTGGGATCGTTGTAGTAAAAATGGATGTAGACTttggtaataatattttcttgcaACCTTTTGGAGTAAATCAGTTGAAAGTAGTATATCTTAGTTATCAAATTTCCATCTTAAACTTGCTAGAAGAGGAAGGCCAAATCTGTTTCCCAAAGAAATTTTACGGTCTTCGCCCACAAGTTTAAGAGAACAGTTTGTTTAGCCCAAAACTAGTATAGCTTCTGCTGCTATAAAACCTAAAAATCTGCTactataaaaccaaaaaatctgCTACTTTCCGTTTGTTTCTCGAGAAAACAGagaacagaaaataaaaacccttgGAGCTCTATGCAACTGGTTTCAAAATTTGTAGTGCAAATTACAAGGTTGCAATAAACATGGACATAATATCTCAGTTACAGGAGCAAGTGAATCAAATAACAGCACTTACTTTCAACACTTTTGGTACCTTTCAAACAGAAGCACTTTCAGTCAGACTCTCACAAAACTTCCCTGAACCTCCTCCAAATCCTACAGAAGATGCTGCCAATTTCTCTGAGCAGCCATAACATATGAGTGCTGCCCTTGTCAAAGCTGCTAAacagattaattttattaaacccTGTTGcttaaagatttaaaatttatagaaatcCAGAAGATTGAATCTTTATGATCATCTCTTCATTCCAGCatctgttttttcttaattagggCTGATTCAGTGTTTTAAGCAGTGATTCTTTGTGGGTGATTTTTGTGGTGCAAGATGCTTGAagggtgggttttttttttttttattctggttTAGTTTGTGTAAGGACTCTGAAATTCTGTCGACATACTCGAACTTaggttgtcttttttttcctctcactTCAATCCTTTATTAAGTACTGTAAACAAAACTGGGAAGTGGCCAAAGATCTTATCAGTGTTATTAGATTTTGGTTGAATCATTGGGGTATAATATCGTTTACGATGAACTTTAAAGTTCTGTGTGAAGTCTAAATTTTATGGCCATATGAAATTCTTTCTGGTGTTTGTTAGTGGAGATTTGTAGTACTAGGATGCTTTCTTTTACTAAACTTAATGAAGATTCTTTTGTTTGTGGAGTGAACACCTCAGGAACTGAAGCGAAAGCTGCCTTGTTGTGATTGCAAGAATCTCGAATAATCTATGAGTTTCTTTAAAACAAGAGTCTGACTCTTGCTTTGTCTAGCAATGTCAAGTTTGCTTTTGGGCTGCATAGATTTTGATCTCAAGTTCTCTGCTGTTGGTTTTCTGTCCATCCTGCATGCACTGTAATAACTGGGTTGCTTTGTACAGAAACTTATTTCTTGTTGTTCTTTCTAAAGTTTGATGTGTTGGTTTCAGCACTTCCTCTGTCTGAGTGAGGTGAGGAGGCCCAGCTGAAAAGGATTGCAGAAATCCAGGTTATTCTACATAAACTTCACAAAATTTACTCTTTTTACATCTAATATTATAGAATTGATGAATGATCTCTGTTTTTTCTGTGAACGCCAGGGCTGAAGATGATGCTGTAGGCCAGGAACTGCACAGGCAACTGGATGCAGCAGGTAAATTCGTCAACTTTTCAGCTTGTGTTTGATGTGCTGTATGTGCTTGGATGCTCGATGTACACTTGTCCTGCTTTACAGTGATGTTATAATTACTGGGTAATTAGAGGAGTGGCATCTTCCCCTGCAAAGCAAGGGAAGCACAGAAATCCAGATTTGGAATCCCTCCCCTTGCTCCTCTGGTACCCAAAAGAGGAGGATATAACATTATCAATTCACTGTCAATATAAAAAACGAATTAGCTATTTGGGAAGTGATTTAAATTATACTAATATGAAAGGAATAGGAAATAACGAGTTTTGGCTGCTTTAGTTCAATACGTGCAGATATGGAAAGGAAAAGGATGTAGCAAGGTTTGGAGCCACGGTCTCCATCTCATGTATGGGGACTGCTCTAGTTCGAAATGTGCAGATAAAGCGACACGGTGAACATAACTTATGGAAACTAGAAACCATGGTGGAGCTTTAAAGACATAGATGGCTGCTTGCGGCTGCCTGCCATGCAATTAGATTCATACAAGTTTCTATTGAATGGTCATGTTGTTTGCTTTTCAAGTACTTAAATTTGAAATGCGTTATTTTGGATCATTTACATGTCCTTGCCATATGTTTTCCTCCTTTTGTACTCATCACTAACAATCATGGTGGTTTCGACGTTGCAGAAAGGGAGCTAAAACTGGTGCAAAAGTTGTGCATTCAAGCTACTGATAATTGCTTGAACTTGAAGAAACCAGACTGAAGATTATGGTGCacactttttttccttctttcttgtttCCCCAAACTTTTTCCTGTTAAGAAGTTTCAAGGATATCGCTTGATGTAATACGTACTCAAGGTATTAGTTGAATGTTAGGGTTCATAGtccatgctatatatatatatatatatgcttattTCGAAATTCTAATTGAtgctacaatatttttcatttgcatGTATACCTCAACCCTTCAAAGTTTATCTGCCTCACTTGTGGCGTGTGGATCTGGTGTTATTATACTTCCAAGTCATGGATGAGATACAAATAATCGAGAGGAATTTCTCACTCACATTCAttgtgattttaattaaataagatattaatgtaatcttttatttttgttcaagttaatattagaaagaaaaactaCACAACCTGAGTGATCTATCCATGCAGAAGATGAAGTGGTGACAACAGTCAGCTCACTCTTCGACGGATAAACAATGGGATGAATGTTTTCTTGTTATATACAACAAAACGATAATCACACCCCCTACCATAGGGTGCCCCCAACAAGCAAAACTGGCCAAGTCCAGCCCTTCATGGTTAAGTTGAAATAAGGAACCCAgaaatgctaaaaaatattcacataaatttttattatggtATATAACaattgatcaaatatttttaaatatataattaagacTAAACACAGACCGGATCGTACGGCTGGACAGACCTAAGTTAAGAAGAAAGAGGTCTTGGTGGACCTAACAGtattgtaaaaagaaaattaagaagaagGAGATCTTGGTAAAGGTAAGAAAGATGAGGTTCATAATGCAACCTTAAAGTTACATTgaggaccaaataaaaaaagaaactcatAAAATGCGAACGTCGTTACAAGGACAAATTCCTTAATCTTTGCTTCCTCCGTCAAACAGTGTCATTGTCttcctttgatttttcaattggGAGTCAAATGCTCCTGATCTCACTCTCCCTTTGAACTCGGTCTTTCACTGCAAAATACCCCGGCATTAAATTCTGGTAAGAAGcattgattcttgttttttttcacgTTCTTTCTAATGTTACTGTAATTAAGGGCATCTAAGAGTGGACAGTACCCTAGTTTAATACTGCTGTTTTAAGGATTCTTTGTCCTTGCACTGTCTAGTTTACTGTCCTTG
This is a stretch of genomic DNA from Populus alba chromosome 11, ASM523922v2, whole genome shotgun sequence. It encodes these proteins:
- the LOC118031249 gene encoding uncharacterized protein; amino-acid sequence: MDPPMKRKRGHPRKDESSVLGEKTPVMPESDNMKENKETTGTTGANMVGQVITGVIGGLFDAGYLVKVKVGDSETPLRGLVFLPSRFIPITAANDVAPQAKKNRRADIPIPVSYPPTQLPSFVTSPEQSDKQLVELKKVAPTAQDEGLQSGFQPTVPTAKESQSAPQMLPLTEYLQSSRTFLGGKVARHQVLGSGCDNQSASAMVQMGHNKVAGQHDLMLEFEASLRKGLNLSVKENEQSKSVSLPAPPADILPGSETAKMELEIQQQPSSDDLKLNQPVHYGVKSPSSFMEKKASPENVAPPEPAMKIISGDDKSHLNGSSIGPAANSTEANSLSAPIESFPSLLFEREAIPSTPKLAAEGSPLQRVTKPQSDGSSGGTNIMKAGPDTSATVILPATLFGREAILPESKAASDELVLRRMTTRSTPQICSSPGVANNVDSNIKDVIPPAES